The Candidatus Beckwithbacteria bacterium region GTACTAATGCTAGAAGCTGGTATTTATCCTCCCGGACATTTGATAATGGTATTAATGATCGGATTATCAAATATTATGAAGATGCTGTTAATGCGGTTAATGATGGTCAGCAACCCGCAAAAGTCTTACCTACTCTTGGGCAGGGAGTAGCTCAGGTTTTACAACAATACAACGTTACTACTTCTGCTTCCCAATAAGTTTGATTGTGTTTTTCCTCAAGATGATGTCTAATATTGCCTAATGGATACTATTACCCAGGCCATTATCAAAACTCTTATATATGCTGATTTGTTTGCATGGCCACTAACAGAATCAGAGCTGTATACCAAGTTGCAATCAAAAAAAATAATCAATAAACCTGCTTTTGCAAAAAAACTCCAAACGGCTCTTAAAAACAAATACATTAACTTTAGCAAAGGCTTTTATTTTTTACCTAAAAAAAACAAGTTAGTTTCCAAACGATTAACTGCTAAACCAATATATGCCCAAAAACTTGAGAAGGCTCAAAAGTTGAGTCACTTGTTACAATTTTGTCCAGGAGTTTTGGCGATTTGCCTGACTGGCTCGATGGCAGTTGGTAATGTAAAAAAAGATGACGACCTTGATTTTTTGATTATCACCAAACCTAACCAGCTGTGGCTAGCTCGTTTTCTAGTGCTTGGAATGGCTCAACTTCTAGGAGTGCGGCGAAAACCACATGACCATACGGTTACTGACAAATTATGCCTTAATATTTTTCTAGAAGAGGGTTATTTACTGATTCCTCAAAAAATCCAAAATCTATTTACAGCTCACGAGTTAGTTCAATTACAGGTTCTAGCCGGGCCAGAGTTTTTTTATCAAAAAATTATTTGCAGTAATCCTTGGATCAAGCAGTATTTAGCCAATGCTTTTTATATATGTCAAAAAAAGCCTGAAACAGGTAAAACTTATTCATCAAATATCTGGACTTTAATTAATAAAATTAGTTATCAGTTTCAGATGTGGTATATGCGGTCAAAACAAACTCGGGAATTGATTAGCTATCACTTTGCCTTTTTCCATCCCCAAGATAAAGCTCTGGAAATCTTAAAACGATTTCAGACTGGAAAAAAACAGTTTGGCTTGATATAATAAGGAAACTATAAACCTGTAACCCTCCTTGATCTACACAAGCGTGCCCATCAAGCAAAATCTATGGGAAGTTTATCTGGGAAAAAGGTGATTTTCATTTTAGCTCCTGCTAATTTTCGTGATGAAGAATATTTCCAACCTAAAGTAGTGCTTCAATCTCAAGGAGCAGAAGTGCTAACTGTGGCTAAAGGTGATCCTGAGGAAATGACTGGTACTCAAGGTGGTAAAGCTCGAACCGATGCTAAATTTGCCGATATCAATCCTGAAACAGTTGATGGTCTAATTTTTGTAGGCGGTGCTGGTGCCAGTACCTATTTCAACTACAAAACAGTTCACAAACAAATCCAAGCCTTTGCTCAAGCTAATAAAATTTTAGGTGCTATTTGTATTGCACCTTCTATTTTGGCCAATGCCGATATTTTAAAAGGTAAAAAAGTTACTGCCTCTGAAAGTCAAAAAGAGAACTTGCAAGCCAAGGGAGCAAAATACCAAAATCAAGCAGTTGTAGTTGACGACAACATTATTACTGCCAATGGTCCGGAAGCAGCAATTGCATTTGGTGAAGCCTTAGCTAAAGCCTTAGTAGCTTAATTTGACAGGTATGCACTTTTTAGCTAGAGTGCTGTCATGGGCCAAATTATTGACTTTTCTCAACTAAATTTACTGTCCAGCACCTTACATAAAAATAAAAAACGGATTGTTTTAGCTACCGGAGTGTATGATTTACTCCATCCTGGTCATCAACTATTTTTGCAAAAAGCTAAACGTTTAGGAGACATCCTGTTTGTTGGTTTGGAAAGTGATGCACGGGTTAAACAGCTTAAGGGACCAGGCCGGCCAGTAGAGGATTTGCAGACTCGGCTACAAAAAGTTACCAAACATACAGTAGCCGATTATGTGTTTTCGTTACCAACTACTTTTGACAAACCCAGAGTTCGGGAAGCATTGATTACAACAATCAAGCCCAATTTTTTAGCTGTTTCAGACCACACTCCATTTCAAAAACAAAAACAGGTAATACTGAAAAAATATGGTGGTACAATGCAAATAGTTGCAAAGCAAATTCCTGGTTTCTCAACCACTGCTCAAATTAGCAGTAAGCAGCGAATACCGCTACTTGACAAGGGTGAAGAGATTAGTAAAATAGCACTCGGAAGTAAAGACTGATAGTTTTCATTTGTTAGTTTTATTAACAAATTTATTTGAAAGGAGGTCGCACTATGGCAACGCCAAAATTGCAACCTACAGCCGGGTATATCCTACTCGAACCTCAGGAAGCTACTAAAAAAACCGCTTCCGGTATTTATTTACCAGATTCTCACGACGAAAAACCTCAGCAGGCTAAAGTTTTAGCAGTTGGTCCTGAGACCAAAAAAGCTAAAGCTCCTGTTAAAGTTGGTGATATGGTAATTTACAAAAAATGGGGCGGAGATGAAATCAAGCTTAGTTTGACTGACAAAGAGTTAGTTTTTGTCAAATTTGAAGACGTTTTAGCAATTGTTAAATAAATTATAAAATTTGAGATCTAAATTCTAAGGTATGTAGAATTTAGTAAAACTATATGGCAAAACAAATTCTCTACGGAGCAGATGCCCGCCAAAAGCTCCTAACCGGTATTCAGAAACTTTCCAATGCAGTTACAACTACTCTTGGTCCCAAAGGCCGAAATGTAGCTTTGGATAAAAAATGGGGTGCTCCCAATGTCATTCATGATGGAGTTTCGGTGGCTAAAGAAATTGAGCTTAAGGATCCGTACGAAAATATGGGTGCTCAAATGGTCAAAGAAGCAGCTTCTAAGACCAATGATACTTCCGGTGACGGGACCACTTCTGCTACCTTACTTTCTTCAGAAATGATTTCTGAAGGCATGAAGGCTGTAGCTGCTGGTGTTGATCCCATGGCTATGCAAAAAGAGATCAATGAAGCTGTCGAAAAAGTGGTAAAGCAGGTTAAATCCATGGCTAAACCCATCAAAACTTCAGAAGAGATTAAGCAAGTTGCTACCA contains the following coding sequences:
- a CDS encoding co-chaperone GroES, coding for MATPKLQPTAGYILLEPQEATKKTASGIYLPDSHDEKPQQAKVLAVGPETKKAKAPVKVGDMVIYKKWGGDEIKLSLTDKELVFVKFEDVLAIVK
- a CDS encoding adenylyltransferase/cytidyltransferase family protein codes for the protein MGQIIDFSQLNLLSSTLHKNKKRIVLATGVYDLLHPGHQLFLQKAKRLGDILFVGLESDARVKQLKGPGRPVEDLQTRLQKVTKHTVADYVFSLPTTFDKPRVREALITTIKPNFLAVSDHTPFQKQKQVILKKYGGTMQIVAKQIPGFSTTAQISSKQRIPLLDKGEEISKIALGSKD